One Falsarthrobacter nasiphocae DNA segment encodes these proteins:
- a CDS encoding aminotransferase class I/II-fold pyridoxal phosphate-dependent enzyme translates to MTVRASFDPADPPWLRASAGAGLLGPDGRPGPTVFERIGAAAAEHGAINLGQGFPDEDGPAWLLESAARAIADGRNQYAPGIGLPALREAVAAHQHRCYGLELDPGAGVLVTAGATEAIAAALLAFVEPGDEVITFDPSYDEYGALVALARGTHVRVPLESDGDRLRLPVDAVTAAFGPRTRVVVLNDPHNPTGTQFTDAERELLVTLAERHGALIVTDEVYEHQWFARPHAPAAAVPGAFERTLSVSSAGKTFSVTGWKTGWITGPPELIQRVRAVKQYLSFCTSEPYQLAVAGALEDDRGWIEDARRGLEAKRTRVLGGLEASGWRTLTPEGTFFILAEPPAWLASADDPRAGETAALALPASTGVAGIPTTAFMPPGSDVFGRSVRFAFCKTPDVLDTAMQRLKKAAP, encoded by the coding sequence ATGACCGTGCGCGCGTCGTTCGACCCCGCCGATCCCCCGTGGCTGCGCGCGAGCGCCGGGGCCGGCCTCCTCGGCCCCGACGGGCGCCCCGGCCCCACGGTCTTCGAGCGGATCGGGGCGGCCGCCGCCGAGCACGGGGCCATCAACCTGGGCCAGGGCTTTCCTGACGAGGACGGCCCCGCCTGGCTCCTGGAGTCCGCCGCGCGCGCCATCGCGGACGGCCGGAACCAGTACGCGCCGGGCATCGGCCTCCCCGCGCTCCGCGAGGCCGTCGCGGCGCACCAGCACCGCTGCTACGGCCTTGAGCTGGACCCTGGCGCGGGCGTCCTCGTCACTGCTGGCGCCACGGAGGCCATCGCGGCCGCGCTCCTCGCGTTCGTCGAGCCCGGGGACGAGGTCATCACCTTCGACCCGTCGTACGACGAGTACGGCGCCCTGGTCGCCCTCGCGCGCGGCACTCACGTCCGCGTCCCCCTCGAGTCCGACGGCGATCGCCTGCGGCTGCCCGTGGACGCCGTGACGGCGGCGTTCGGCCCGCGCACGCGCGTCGTCGTCCTCAACGACCCCCACAACCCCACCGGGACGCAGTTCACGGACGCCGAGCGCGAGCTCCTCGTGACGCTCGCGGAGCGGCACGGGGCGCTCATCGTCACGGACGAGGTCTACGAGCACCAGTGGTTCGCGCGGCCGCACGCGCCGGCCGCCGCCGTCCCCGGGGCGTTCGAGCGGACGCTCTCCGTCTCCAGCGCGGGCAAGACGTTCTCCGTCACGGGCTGGAAGACGGGGTGGATCACGGGCCCGCCCGAGCTCATCCAGCGCGTGCGGGCCGTCAAGCAGTACCTCAGCTTCTGCACGAGCGAGCCGTACCAGCTCGCGGTCGCCGGCGCCCTCGAGGACGACCGGGGCTGGATCGAGGACGCCCGCCGCGGGCTCGAGGCCAAGCGCACGCGCGTCCTCGGCGGCCTGGAGGCCTCCGGGTGGCGCACCCTGACGCCGGAGGGCACGTTCTTCATCCTCGCGGAGCCCCCTGCCTGGCTCGCCTCCGCCGACGACCCCCGGGCCGGGGAGACCGCGGCCCTCGCCCTGCCCGCCTCCACCGGGGTCGCGGGCATTCCGACGACGGCGTTCATGCCGCCGGGCTCGGACGTGTTCGGCCGCTCCGTGCGCTTTGCGTTCTGCAAGACGCCGGACGTGCTCGACACCGCGATGCAGCGTCTGAAGAAGGCCGCACCGTGA
- the coaD gene encoding pantetheine-phosphate adenylyltransferase produces the protein MRRAVCPGSFDPLHSGHVEVITRAASLFDDVVVAVAANLSKKHLFTLEERLEMAEEVFRGLDGVSVMAMPPGTLLADFCHDAGAAAIVKGLRNGSDLDYEVPMAVTNRHLSGVETVFLPADPRHAHVSSTIVREVHLLGGDVSAMVPGVVGRRLTQRR, from the coding sequence ATGCGACGCGCAGTCTGCCCCGGCTCCTTTGACCCCCTCCACTCCGGCCACGTAGAGGTCATCACCCGAGCGGCCTCCCTCTTCGACGACGTCGTCGTGGCCGTGGCCGCGAACCTCTCGAAGAAGCACCTGTTCACCCTCGAGGAGCGGCTCGAGATGGCGGAGGAGGTCTTCCGGGGCCTCGACGGCGTCAGCGTGATGGCCATGCCTCCGGGTACCCTGCTCGCGGACTTCTGCCACGACGCCGGCGCGGCGGCCATCGTCAAGGGCCTGCGCAACGGGAGCGACCTCGACTACGAGGTCCCCATGGCCGTGACGAACCGGCACCTCAGCGGCGTGGAGACCGTCTTCCTCCCCGCCGACCCGCGGCACGCCCACGTCTCCTCGACCATCGTCCGGGAGGTCCACCTCCTCGGCGGCGACGTCTCGGCCATGGTTCCCGGGGTCGTCGGCCGCCGCTTGACCCAGCGCCGGTAG
- a CDS encoding YceD family protein, whose amino-acid sequence MAQRADAARSTSALTLSVKDLSRSPGFSREIHETVATPKDFGVALVGVEEGSPLDLTARLESVHEGILVTGTAVVDVVGECGRCLDPLDYELDVPIQELYYFEDSAPAEDEEDEQHLVVDESIDLEPVVRTAVVSALPFQPVCREDCAGLCPECGARLDDDPDHRHEIIDPRWAALTELVDPHADTAP is encoded by the coding sequence ATGGCACAGCGCGCTGACGCCGCTCGTTCCACGTCTGCTCTGACCCTGAGCGTCAAGGATCTCAGCCGGAGCCCTGGCTTCTCGCGAGAGATCCACGAGACGGTGGCCACCCCGAAGGATTTCGGTGTCGCGTTGGTTGGTGTCGAGGAAGGTTCACCCCTCGACCTCACGGCGAGGCTCGAGTCGGTGCACGAGGGAATCCTCGTCACGGGCACGGCCGTCGTGGATGTCGTGGGAGAGTGCGGTCGGTGCCTCGATCCACTCGACTACGAACTCGACGTCCCCATCCAGGAGCTCTACTACTTCGAGGACTCGGCCCCGGCTGAGGACGAGGAGGACGAGCAGCACCTTGTCGTGGATGAGTCGATCGACCTCGAGCCGGTGGTGCGAACCGCCGTCGTCTCGGCGCTGCCTTTCCAGCCTGTGTGCCGGGAAGACTGCGCGGGGCTCTGCCCCGAGTGCGGAGCGCGTCTCGACGACGATCCGGACCACCGCCACGAGATCATCGACCCTCGGTGGGCAGCGCTCACCGAGCTCGTCGATCCTCACGCAGACACCGCACCGTAG
- the rpmF gene encoding 50S ribosomal protein L32, producing MAVPKRKMSRSNTRARRSQWKAAVPNLVKTVENGRVTYSLPHQAKVVTDSAGTALYFEYKGRKVADA from the coding sequence GTGGCTGTTCCGAAGCGGAAGATGTCTCGCTCCAACACTCGCGCACGCCGTTCGCAGTGGAAGGCTGCCGTGCCGAACCTCGTCAAGACCGTCGAGAACGGTCGCGTCACCTACAGCCTCCCGCACCAGGCCAAGGTCGTCACCGACTCGGCCGGCACCGCGCTGTACTTCGAGTACAAGGGGCGCAAGGTCGCCGACGCCTAA
- the rnc gene encoding ribonuclease III → MTSYEDLAKRLGVNLDTETLRLALTHRSYAYEHGGCPHNERLEFLGDSVLGLSITNLLYRSFPDRSEGELAKLRAAVVSSKALARVARAIDLGEHILLGEGEIKTAGRDKTSILADTMEAIFGAVYLSLGFVEAEALVLRLVAPLLDDKDAIGAGMDWKTVIQEHAAQAGMGAVVYVVEGEGPDHQRTFTAEVLIGGTAYGTGTGRSKKEAERAAAEHAWERLDPERRA, encoded by the coding sequence GTGACGTCTTACGAAGACCTTGCGAAGCGTCTCGGTGTCAATCTTGACACCGAGACGCTTCGTCTTGCCCTGACGCACCGCTCCTATGCCTACGAGCACGGGGGCTGCCCGCACAACGAGCGCCTGGAATTCCTCGGGGACTCGGTGCTGGGCCTCAGCATCACCAACCTCCTCTACCGGTCCTTCCCTGACCGCTCGGAGGGGGAGCTCGCCAAGCTGCGCGCCGCCGTCGTCTCCTCGAAGGCCCTGGCCCGCGTGGCCCGCGCCATCGACCTCGGCGAGCACATTCTCCTCGGCGAAGGCGAGATCAAGACCGCCGGGCGGGACAAGACCTCCATCCTCGCGGACACCATGGAGGCCATTTTCGGGGCCGTCTACCTGAGCCTCGGCTTTGTCGAGGCAGAGGCCCTCGTGCTCAGGCTCGTCGCGCCCCTCCTGGACGACAAGGACGCCATCGGCGCTGGCATGGACTGGAAGACCGTCATCCAGGAGCATGCGGCCCAGGCCGGCATGGGCGCCGTGGTCTACGTGGTCGAGGGCGAGGGCCCGGACCACCAGCGCACGTTCACAGCCGAGGTCCTCATCGGCGGCACCGCCTACGGCACGGGAACGGGGCGCTCCAAGAAGGAGGCCGAGCGCGCGGCCGCCGAGCACGCGTGGGAGCGGTTGGACCCAGAGCGCCGCGCCTGA
- the smc gene encoding chromosome segregation protein SMC, whose product MHLKRLTVRGFKSFASATTFDFERGVTAVVGPNGSGKSNVVDALAWVMGEQGAKNLRGGTMEDVIFAGTSSRPALGRAQVALTIDNTDGALPIAYTEVTISRTLFRSGGSEYSINDRPCRLLDIQELLSDSGLGREMHVIVGQGQLDRVLHATAQDRRGLIEEAAGVLKHRRRREKAYRKLQSTDANLARLADLTGEVARALKPLERQARVARRARDIQYELKDAQSRLAADELVRARQQEAQTAARREAALAEAASVTGTIETQTAEAAAQQQGLAEAQRRADEAQRAVQGARRAVERLHVVLELARTRGASLASPDNATGAQDADAEVARLASQLSEARDDAAAAQSAAEKARAAEVEAGGAARAAEARRRDAEALVAHRQREQAQAREELLRVRGAAETLGGRTQAARSELERAQALAEDAAAAETQAHRVLADLTEAQPDAPAASAPDPAEAATARAAAEGTLVDARAAARAADSHAASLASRVATLTETLAGMGAESGPSAGAGDPLADGLSVEPGFEPALGALLADDALAPLGSPRDPGSRIVWREPIRPTAALPDSLPDGVVPAASLAEHASAGESLGALLAGDVVVPTEDLALETLAAHPEVRRAVTREGVLVTRAGRSLPLEGRANAVDLVAHVSRAERERTEADDAARRAAAAVAEAEEAARLARAAEDAAKAEAAEERTRQAVRDAAVRAARQSAEQARARAEKLHRAAEQSAARLTELRASQDEADRRVRVLEEAQSEAEGGEALESLRAKADDARAESEALTRAHTESALTARGADERARALASRAKDLASTLDRARKAAETQRRAERRRRILVARAARVAEIAGEALERAKAARRVAESENTEASGRHAAARREAEERQRALRELRDRLSQLESETATSEAHLTHESGRREELERRALEDLGLSPDELVRRFGPDVPLEDGGAFSRTEQAARLKRAQQDMQSLGRVNPLALEEFAALEQRHSYLAGQLADLRGSRGDLLTIIKDVDETIERVFASAFKDTAREFEGVFARLFPGGEGSLVLTDPDDLLSSGLEVNARPAGKKVKRLSLLSGGERSLTAIALLVAIFKARPSPFYVMDEVEAALDDANLGRLIGLFRELRDTSQLIIVTHQKRTMEVADALYGVSMRGDGVSLVVSQRLEREDEDQAG is encoded by the coding sequence ATGCACCTCAAGCGCCTGACCGTCCGCGGGTTCAAGTCCTTCGCCTCGGCCACCACTTTCGACTTCGAGCGCGGCGTCACGGCCGTTGTCGGCCCCAATGGCTCCGGCAAGTCCAATGTCGTGGACGCCCTCGCGTGGGTCATGGGCGAGCAGGGTGCCAAGAACCTCCGCGGCGGGACCATGGAGGACGTCATCTTCGCCGGCACGTCGTCCCGGCCGGCCCTCGGGCGTGCCCAGGTTGCGCTGACGATCGACAACACGGACGGCGCCCTGCCGATCGCCTACACCGAGGTGACGATCTCCCGCACGCTCTTCCGCAGCGGCGGCTCGGAGTACTCGATCAACGACCGCCCCTGCCGCCTCCTCGACATCCAGGAACTCCTCTCCGACTCGGGCCTGGGCCGGGAGATGCACGTCATCGTCGGCCAGGGCCAGCTGGACCGGGTCCTCCACGCCACAGCCCAGGACCGCCGGGGGCTCATCGAGGAGGCGGCCGGCGTTCTCAAGCACCGCCGCCGCCGCGAGAAGGCCTACCGCAAGCTCCAGTCCACGGACGCGAACCTCGCCCGGCTTGCGGACCTGACGGGGGAGGTGGCCCGCGCGCTCAAGCCCCTCGAGCGTCAGGCGCGCGTCGCCCGGCGCGCCCGGGACATCCAGTATGAGCTCAAGGACGCGCAGTCTCGCCTGGCAGCCGACGAGCTCGTCCGCGCGCGGCAGCAGGAGGCCCAGACCGCGGCCAGGCGCGAGGCCGCCCTCGCGGAGGCCGCCAGCGTCACGGGCACGATCGAGACGCAGACCGCCGAGGCAGCGGCCCAGCAGCAGGGCCTCGCGGAGGCCCAGCGACGCGCCGACGAGGCCCAGCGCGCCGTTCAGGGCGCCCGCCGGGCGGTCGAGCGCCTCCACGTGGTGCTGGAGCTCGCCCGCACGCGCGGGGCGAGCCTCGCCTCTCCCGACAACGCCACGGGCGCCCAGGACGCGGACGCCGAGGTCGCCCGCCTCGCCTCCCAGCTGTCAGAGGCGCGCGACGACGCGGCCGCCGCTCAGTCCGCCGCCGAGAAGGCCCGCGCCGCCGAGGTCGAGGCCGGGGGAGCGGCCCGCGCGGCCGAGGCCCGTCGCCGGGACGCCGAGGCCCTCGTGGCCCACCGCCAGCGGGAGCAGGCGCAGGCCCGAGAGGAGCTGCTCCGCGTCCGGGGCGCCGCCGAGACCCTCGGGGGCCGCACGCAGGCCGCACGGAGCGAGCTCGAGCGCGCCCAGGCCCTCGCGGAGGATGCCGCCGCCGCGGAGACGCAGGCCCACCGGGTCCTCGCGGACCTGACCGAGGCCCAGCCGGACGCCCCGGCGGCGTCCGCACCCGACCCCGCCGAGGCCGCCACGGCCCGCGCCGCCGCCGAGGGGACCCTTGTCGACGCGAGGGCCGCTGCCCGCGCGGCCGATTCCCACGCGGCCTCCCTCGCCTCCCGCGTGGCTACCCTGACGGAGACCCTCGCGGGCATGGGGGCCGAGTCCGGGCCGTCCGCGGGCGCGGGGGACCCCCTCGCGGACGGGCTGTCGGTGGAGCCCGGCTTCGAGCCGGCCCTGGGGGCGCTCCTGGCCGACGACGCGCTGGCGCCGCTCGGGTCTCCGCGGGACCCGGGCTCCCGGATCGTCTGGCGCGAGCCCATCCGCCCCACAGCCGCGCTGCCGGACTCGCTGCCGGACGGGGTCGTCCCCGCGGCGTCGCTTGCCGAGCACGCCTCGGCGGGCGAGTCGCTGGGCGCGCTGCTCGCGGGGGACGTCGTCGTTCCCACCGAGGACCTGGCCCTGGAGACGCTCGCCGCGCATCCCGAGGTGAGGCGCGCCGTGACGCGCGAGGGGGTCCTCGTGACCCGAGCGGGGCGTTCCCTCCCGCTCGAGGGGCGCGCCAACGCAGTCGACCTCGTCGCCCACGTCTCCCGCGCTGAGCGTGAGCGCACAGAGGCCGACGACGCCGCCCGTCGTGCCGCCGCCGCGGTCGCCGAGGCCGAAGAGGCCGCGCGCCTGGCCCGCGCCGCGGAGGACGCCGCGAAGGCCGAGGCCGCCGAGGAGCGGACGCGGCAGGCTGTCCGCGACGCCGCCGTCCGGGCCGCCCGGCAGAGTGCCGAGCAGGCCCGCGCCCGCGCAGAGAAGCTCCACCGAGCCGCCGAGCAGTCGGCCGCCCGCCTGACAGAGCTGCGCGCCTCCCAGGACGAGGCGGACCGTCGCGTCCGCGTGCTCGAGGAGGCGCAGTCAGAGGCGGAGGGCGGCGAGGCCCTCGAAAGCCTGCGCGCGAAAGCCGACGACGCCCGCGCCGAGTCGGAGGCCCTGACGCGCGCCCACACGGAGTCCGCCCTGACGGCCCGCGGCGCCGACGAACGGGCCCGCGCGCTCGCCTCCCGCGCCAAGGACCTCGCCTCCACCCTGGACCGAGCCCGCAAGGCTGCCGAGACTCAGCGCCGGGCCGAGCGCCGCCGACGCATCCTCGTGGCGCGTGCGGCCCGCGTCGCGGAGATCGCGGGGGAGGCCTTGGAGCGGGCCAAGGCGGCGCGCCGCGTCGCGGAGTCGGAGAACACCGAGGCGAGCGGGCGGCACGCGGCCGCGCGCCGGGAGGCCGAGGAGCGCCAGCGCGCGCTCCGGGAGCTCAGAGACCGCCTGTCGCAGCTCGAGTCGGAGACGGCGACGAGCGAGGCCCACCTGACGCACGAGTCGGGCCGGCGAGAGGAGCTGGAGCGCCGGGCCCTCGAGGACCTGGGGCTCAGCCCGGACGAGCTCGTGCGCCGTTTCGGGCCGGACGTCCCCCTCGAGGACGGTGGCGCCTTCAGCCGCACCGAGCAGGCGGCGCGCCTCAAGCGGGCCCAGCAGGACATGCAGTCCCTCGGCCGGGTCAACCCGCTCGCCCTCGAGGAGTTCGCCGCACTCGAGCAGAGGCACTCGTATCTCGCGGGACAGCTCGCGGACCTGCGCGGCTCGCGCGGGGACCTGCTGACGATCATCAAGGATGTCGACGAGACGATCGAGCGCGTCTTCGCCTCCGCGTTCAAGGACACAGCCCGCGAGTTCGAGGGCGTCTTCGCGCGGCTCTTCCCGGGCGGCGAGGGCTCCCTCGTGCTCACGGACCCGGACGACCTCCTCTCCTCGGGCCTCGAGGTCAATGCCCGCCCGGCAGGCAAGAAGGTCAAGCGGCTCTCGCTCCTCTCGGGCGGCGAGCGGTCCCTCACCGCGATCGCCCTCCTCGTGGCCATCTTCAAGGCCCGCCCGTCCCCGTTCTACGTCATGGACGAGGTCGAGGCGGCTCTCGACGATGCCAACCTGGGCCGCCTCATCGGCCTCTTCCGGGAGCTGCGGGACACGTCCCAGCTCATCATCGTCACGCACCAGAAGCGCACCATGGAGGTCGCCGATGCGCTCTACGGTGTGAGCATGCG